The Microplitis mediator isolate UGA2020A chromosome 10, iyMicMedi2.1, whole genome shotgun sequence genomic sequence CGTTGGaaataatcttttattttagcTTCACGTGCTTCAATTTCATCTGGTAATGCAAATGGAGCTTTCAAACTTCcaatctgtaaaaaaaaaatactttatgtcttacaataaattatattaaaataaatagtaatgtaaaaaaaagtaccatattattaatttctacagACTCTAAATTATTAGAATCAGTTTgctgtaaaatataattatttttttcctgtaattcatcatatttatttttcaatatataataatcaCTTTTATATTGACTTAATTCTTTTTCTAAGTCATAAATTTTCGAGTATTCAAATTCATTGTTGGTATCATCTTGATAATCTGGTGTTTTTTGTAATCTTATATCACCAATTGATTTAGATGATCGACGAGAAACAGAAGGTGATGAAAAAGGTGAATGATCAACTTGACGATGatttgttattgttgtttttAAATCACAATCATAACTCCATTTCCCCTCAATACTAGACCACGAAACTGTTTCATCGTGTTTTTGAcgatcatttaattttttaattaattcatttttatctcGTTCTAATTTGTCTATTTTATCTTGATATTTACTGTCTAATTCAATTCGAGATTTTTCCGACAAATCAAGTTTATACTCAAGATGTTTTATTCTATCACTGAGCTCGTCAATTTCGTTATCTTTATCAGAAATAACTGATTGAAGCTGTgcattttcaacaattttttttttaaattcttctaCATAAACATGATTGGGTGGTGGTGGCGGTGGTTGATCTTTATTTTCAGATGATTTACTTTTAccttttttcgatttattttGCGATTTATCAAGTTCGTCTTGTAAAACAGTAACTCTCTTAGTTAATTGTTGATTacgaaaaattaaactatctaATTCTTGTTCTGCGCGTCTTAACGATACatctttttcctttaattgttcTTTTAATTCACTATTTCGTGTCTGTTCATCAATCACAGCCTTTTTTAGAACACTAGCTTGAGCACGTATCTGAAATAATaccaaatataaatttattatttatctaatcTAGTAGGATTGTCTTCAGGAAGTTACTTGATAAATGTCCTTTAGCAAGTTTCTTATGGAAGATTTAAAcaagacttgaaaaaaaaatggatttctCAAGGATACTTGCTGCAGATTCCATCAAATCTGCAGCAATTTTTAACTGATATAATAATTTCTGGTCAGAATTGCTTAAGATATCGGGTTTCTTTATCTCCGAATCACTCCAATCTTAAACTCAGTACCTTTAGCAAACCCAGtggtcatttaaatttaaagtaatgaaGAGGGCAGTCATGTCCAGGTATTTTAAGCAATTTTGCAGCAAGAAGCTAATGGATCTTAAGCAAGTCCTGCTACAGATTTACTTGATATCTTGCCTGAGACTCATCCAAAACTCATGTTGCAAACTTGCTGAAGAAAATACAGATTTACGTAAGACCTACTAGGGCTACAAACAAATTACCTTTGAATATTCAGCAACAACTTTTTGATACTTAGTCTGCAGTTGTCCATTAACTCCttccattttaataatttatttaatagaggAAATAGGTATTAAAA encodes the following:
- the LOC130676644 gene encoding protein phosphatase 1 regulatory subunit 21, giving the protein MEGVNGQLQTKYQKVVAEYSKIRAQASVLKKAVIDEQTRNSELKEQLKEKDVSLRRAEQELDSLIFRNQQLTKRVTVLQDELDKSQNKSKKGKSKSSENKDQPPPPPPNHVYVEEFKKKIVENAQLQSVISDKDNEIDELSDRIKHLEYKLDLSEKSRIELDSKYQDKIDKLERDKNELIKKLNDRQKHDETVSWSSIEGKWSYDCDLKTTITNHRQVDHSPFSSPSVSRRSSKSIGDIRLQKTPDYQDDTNNEFEYSKIYDLEKELSQYKSDYYILKNKYDELQEKNNYILQQTDSNNLESVEINNMIGSLKAPFALPDEIEAREAKIKDYFQREIDKLITEKQIYHAKNLAIAASNQVMSVHLDTSEEKRKKCETALLEALSNWTSSQEDKEVQEGSYTSQLSTMTEHLANMNEKLIQQTEEIQQLKYELSNKNEKKGKQK